The Parashewanella spongiae genome has a window encoding:
- a CDS encoding RNA ligase RtcB family protein, producing MGKSVQNLTDNVSLIASEDTWIEGLAIQQLIKTSELDGMHCVAGMPDLHPGRGYPIGAAFFNTRKVYPALVGNDIGCGMSLWQTSTKVSKLNLDKLSKRFGHIEQPLEDSWSATVETRKYEKNIKTDGFDHALGTIGGGNHFAEFQAIDEVFCQESIDLLKLNPRQLQLLVHSGSRGFGQSILMEHISLHNHNGLIIGSSDFQEYLAKHDEAVSWAELNRELIAKRFMEAIRTQGHCSLDVNHNLVSPKCIDDTDGWLHRKGATPSDNGFVVIPGSRGDYSYLVKPLRNPNASQSTNLFSLAHGAGRKWKRGECQGRLSNKYKREDLYRTALGSRVICGNKELLYDEAPQAYKKCESVISDMVDAGLIEVVAKLRPVLTFKTNGDCSA from the coding sequence ATGGGCAAATCCGTCCAAAATTTAACTGATAACGTTAGCCTAATTGCGTCTGAAGATACGTGGATAGAAGGGCTAGCGATACAACAACTAATTAAAACCTCTGAACTTGATGGAATGCACTGCGTCGCTGGTATGCCAGATTTGCATCCTGGAAGAGGCTACCCAATCGGTGCAGCATTTTTCAACACTCGTAAAGTTTACCCAGCTTTAGTAGGTAATGATATTGGCTGTGGTATGTCTCTATGGCAGACATCAACCAAAGTAAGCAAATTGAACTTAGACAAGTTGTCTAAACGGTTTGGACACATTGAGCAACCGTTAGAAGATAGCTGGTCAGCGACGGTTGAAACCCGTAAATATGAAAAAAACATCAAAACTGATGGCTTTGATCACGCATTAGGTACTATTGGTGGCGGAAATCATTTTGCTGAGTTTCAAGCAATAGATGAAGTTTTCTGTCAAGAATCAATAGATTTACTAAAGCTGAATCCTAGGCAGCTTCAACTATTAGTGCATTCAGGCTCAAGAGGATTCGGACAATCCATTCTGATGGAGCATATCTCTTTGCATAATCATAATGGATTGATAATTGGAAGTAGTGATTTTCAGGAATATTTAGCTAAACACGATGAGGCTGTGAGTTGGGCTGAACTTAACCGAGAGTTAATAGCCAAGCGATTTATGGAAGCCATAAGAACTCAAGGACATTGCTCCTTAGATGTTAACCACAACTTAGTTTCACCAAAATGCATTGATGATACTGATGGCTGGTTGCATCGCAAAGGTGCAACACCAAGCGATAATGGCTTTGTCGTGATACCCGGTTCACGTGGAGATTATAGTTATTTAGTTAAGCCACTTAGGAACCCAAATGCCTCTCAATCTACTAATTTGTTTTCTCTTGCGCATGGTGCGGGTCGTAAATGGAAACGTGGAGAATGTCAGGGGCGGCTTAGTAATAAATATAAGCGCGAAGACTTGTACCGTACGGCTTTAGGTAGCCGTGTTATTTGTGGCAACAAAGAGCTTCTATATGATGAGGCACCTCAAGCTTACAAAAAATGTGAATCTGTTATCAGTGATATGGTTGATGCTGGACTAATTGAAGTCGTTGCTAAATTACGTCCTGTATTAACTTTTAAAACCAATGGAGATTGTTCAGCATGA
- a CDS encoding phage integrase has product MRLRRLQLICNGLKNPIASKMTLNDFASFRQMRLDGEIEDLQGTKTKVKANTVNHEHAYLHSVFSQLKKLGEWSHPNPIEGLEPFKTQDTELAFLYPEEIPLLLEECSNAKYEHLSTVVKVCLSTGARWSEAEGLRGSQVANNRITFTKTKGKKNRTVPISDELANELPRARGQLFRPCRKSFQEAVKRAKIILPEGQMTHVLRHTFASHFMMNGGNILVLKEILGHSDIKDTMRYAHFAPTHLEDAISKNPLASL; this is encoded by the coding sequence ATGCGCTTAAGAAGACTTCAACTAATTTGTAATGGCTTAAAAAACCCTATCGCAAGCAAAATGACGCTGAATGATTTTGCTAGTTTTCGACAAATGCGTCTTGATGGTGAAATTGAAGATCTACAAGGTACAAAGACTAAAGTTAAAGCTAATACCGTCAATCATGAACACGCTTATTTACACTCAGTATTCTCGCAATTAAAGAAGCTTGGAGAGTGGAGTCATCCAAATCCTATTGAGGGACTTGAACCATTTAAGACACAAGATACTGAACTAGCCTTCCTTTATCCTGAAGAAATACCTCTGTTATTAGAGGAGTGCAGCAATGCCAAATACGAACACTTATCCACCGTTGTAAAAGTTTGTCTTTCTACTGGTGCTCGTTGGTCTGAAGCTGAAGGACTGAGAGGCAGTCAAGTTGCAAATAATCGAATTACCTTTACCAAAACCAAAGGTAAAAAGAATCGAACCGTTCCTATTTCTGATGAACTAGCAAATGAGCTTCCAAGAGCAAGAGGCCAGCTATTTAGACCTTGCAGAAAGTCATTTCAAGAAGCGGTAAAACGAGCAAAAATAATCCTACCTGAGGGACAAATGACACACGTCCTTCGTCATACCTTTGCCAGTCATTTCATGATGAATGGTGGAAATATTTTGGTGCTGAAAGAAATTTTAGGTCACTCAGATATCAAAGACACTATGCGCTATGCACACTTCGCACCTACTCATTTAGAGGATGCTATTAGCAAGAACCCGTTGGCAAGTTTATGA
- a CDS encoding ISAs1 family transposase yields MNTDLSLIMDVMKEIEQIEDHRVEANKEYDLADIIFLTIAAVLCGATGWKAINIFGEAQLDWLRQYRPFSNGIPTRHSIGRIIRGVKAESMMSCFINFSNTLRERDGKEHISFDGKVACGSKHGDNVAALQLMTAMVVDNGLIIRQKETSTKTNEIPVMQSMLKHMDIENAVITADAMHCQKETTALIREGKGDYVLQVKKNQGKLLAEIEAYFHKCYRDTPELLKKNHFTELDGEHGRINERHYRLLPITNWFDETAKFVGSHAVVEVTRMRELKNKSSQETSYYITSLASDVKDIAKYIRKHWAIENSQHWVLDVTFKEDACKIYADDGAKNLATIRRKILNLVKSHSSKDSVAGKMQRACWDAKFRAEILFGEYFIKA; encoded by the coding sequence ATGAATACTGATTTGAGCCTGATTATGGACGTAATGAAAGAGATTGAGCAAATTGAAGACCATCGTGTAGAAGCCAATAAAGAGTATGATTTAGCGGATATTATTTTTCTTACTATTGCCGCAGTGCTTTGCGGTGCGACAGGGTGGAAAGCCATCAACATTTTTGGGGAAGCTCAATTAGATTGGTTAAGACAATACCGTCCATTTAGTAACGGTATCCCGACAAGACATTCAATTGGAAGAATAATTAGAGGTGTTAAAGCCGAAAGTATGATGTCTTGCTTTATTAACTTTTCCAACACATTACGGGAACGAGATGGTAAAGAGCATATCAGCTTTGATGGTAAAGTGGCTTGTGGTTCTAAGCACGGGGATAACGTAGCAGCGCTTCAACTAATGACGGCAATGGTTGTGGATAATGGACTGATAATACGTCAAAAAGAAACGTCGACTAAAACGAACGAAATCCCTGTAATGCAATCCATGCTAAAACACATGGACATTGAAAATGCAGTTATTACCGCTGACGCCATGCACTGCCAGAAAGAAACTACAGCCTTAATACGTGAGGGAAAAGGTGATTACGTTCTTCAAGTGAAAAAGAATCAAGGTAAATTACTTGCTGAAATTGAAGCTTATTTTCATAAGTGCTATAGAGATACACCAGAGCTTTTAAAAAAGAATCACTTTACAGAATTAGACGGTGAGCACGGACGAATTAATGAAAGACATTATCGCCTTTTGCCAATTACAAATTGGTTTGACGAAACAGCTAAATTTGTAGGCAGTCATGCCGTTGTTGAAGTCACTCGAATGCGAGAGCTGAAGAATAAATCAAGTCAAGAAACGTCTTACTACATAACTTCGTTAGCCAGTGATGTGAAAGATATCGCTAAATATATACGGAAGCATTGGGCAATTGAAAATAGTCAGCATTGGGTTCTCGATGTCACTTTTAAAGAGGATGCCTGTAAAATTTATGCTGATGATGGTGCAAAAAATTTGGCTACAATCAGAAGAAAGATTTTGAACTTAGTTAAAAGTCACTCTTCAAAAGACAGTGTTGCTGGCAAGATGCAGAGAGCCTGCTGGGATGCAAAATTTAGGGCTGAGATTTTGTTTGGTGAATATTTCATCAAAGCATAA
- the prfH gene encoding peptide chain release factor H has product MILLQLSAGQGPTECCKAVGLAIKLIQKQCSDKKVQFNLVEVISAQESGCFKSVLMQFDSVPKEIAKQFAQSWQGAMLWVCQSKYRPKHKRKNWFFSGQVYEVNDIDLDNAITYQACRSSGAGGQHVNTTDSAVRATHTATGISVRVESERSQHSNKRLAKALISQKLELAKHEAMSQQDKTRWQQHWELQRGNPVKVFKGEKFLLSN; this is encoded by the coding sequence ATGATTTTATTACAACTTTCGGCTGGGCAAGGACCGACTGAGTGTTGCAAAGCTGTAGGATTAGCGATTAAGTTAATTCAGAAGCAATGCAGTGATAAAAAAGTCCAATTTAACTTAGTGGAAGTAATATCTGCACAAGAAAGTGGCTGTTTCAAATCGGTATTGATGCAGTTTGATTCAGTACCAAAAGAAATTGCTAAACAATTCGCTCAATCATGGCAAGGTGCGATGTTATGGGTATGCCAAAGCAAATATCGTCCCAAACATAAACGGAAAAACTGGTTCTTTAGCGGTCAAGTTTATGAAGTAAATGATATAGATCTCGATAATGCAATCACTTATCAAGCATGTAGATCTTCCGGCGCAGGCGGGCAGCACGTAAATACAACGGATTCGGCTGTAAGAGCAACACACACTGCAACAGGTATATCGGTGCGAGTTGAAAGTGAACGGAGCCAGCACTCTAATAAACGTTTAGCAAAAGCATTAATATCTCAAAAATTAGAATTGGCAAAACACGAGGCCATGTCACAACAAGATAAAACTCGATGGCAGCAACATTGGGAGCTTCAACGTGGTAATCCTGTTAAGGTATTTAAAGGAGAAAAGTTTCTCTTATCTAATTAA
- a CDS encoding replication endonuclease — MDINEFEEQTRISLSAVFTGSANADLQCVLTYLASIPDELAFPLLLGFIGQYPKLSELQIQNVKRDIEVKAHNIETNLKWMKKLLQRIPDDPARTLKNEYLRRYKKYPNGRSSNIWLRKSVEFIDKVMRKFPVPLYYLSTEARRTEIAHKWSSSCSLELERVTEQRSKSVDAIELITAVKQPADLWGFCPCLPNLKKMKQKQEQGKDISDELDIIARALARLIDEKWWLSQLEKAYKQFKEHAAIIVGKVRSGVSPYVSYKTLIDYQARKTANSNWIKMMMVVNEEHELELPLIEAVKASISNPENRRTELMVRMRGFEQLAEEHGYIGEFYTWTAPSKYHSWTKNDSGRSYANAAYQGATPRDTQQYLCKQWAKVRAKFEREKIEPFGFRVVEPHHDGTPHWHLLLFFKPEQVELARQIICEYAVQHDKEELNIKDNNFTPDDCSPRFDYKTIDPAQGSATGYLAKYIAKNIDGAYVDVDYEAESSGKHAAEGVAAWASTWRIRQFQQIGGAPVTVWRELRRLRKAIVKDDVLERARKAADAANWQGYIEANGGLGCKRGNRPVKLAKIVNEAANRYGEDIIKIIGVMANTKVETRLEGWKLQKAEPENTEAKVDAQCDEAVCSLSSDNCASWRSDNNCTEGIAFANFEEQQRHNSLAVFHDSG; from the coding sequence ATGGACATTAATGAATTTGAGGAGCAAACAAGAATATCGTTGTCTGCGGTATTCACAGGCTCTGCTAATGCAGATTTACAATGTGTGCTGACTTATCTTGCGTCTATTCCTGATGAGCTAGCCTTTCCATTATTACTCGGTTTCATCGGTCAATATCCCAAACTCTCTGAACTCCAAATTCAAAATGTTAAACGTGATATCGAAGTAAAAGCGCACAATATCGAAACCAATCTCAAGTGGATGAAAAAGTTATTACAACGCATCCCAGATGATCCCGCCCGTACACTGAAAAATGAATATCTACGCAGATATAAAAAATACCCTAATGGACGCAGCTCCAATATCTGGCTCAGGAAAAGCGTCGAGTTTATCGATAAGGTGATGCGCAAATTTCCAGTGCCACTGTATTACCTGAGTACAGAAGCTAGACGCACAGAAATCGCACATAAATGGTCGAGCAGCTGCTCACTTGAACTTGAAAGAGTTACAGAGCAGAGAAGCAAATCTGTTGATGCCATTGAACTAATAACTGCTGTAAAGCAACCCGCAGATCTTTGGGGTTTCTGTCCTTGCTTACCGAACCTAAAGAAGATGAAACAAAAGCAAGAGCAGGGCAAAGATATCTCAGACGAGCTCGATATTATTGCCAGAGCACTGGCTCGACTGATTGATGAAAAGTGGTGGTTAAGCCAACTCGAAAAGGCATACAAACAATTCAAAGAGCACGCCGCTATTATCGTCGGGAAAGTCCGAAGTGGCGTCTCGCCTTATGTCTCTTATAAAACACTGATTGACTATCAAGCTCGTAAAACAGCGAACAGCAACTGGATAAAAATGATGATGGTGGTTAATGAGGAGCATGAATTAGAGCTGCCATTAATCGAGGCTGTTAAAGCATCTATTTCCAATCCTGAAAATCGACGAACTGAGTTGATGGTCAGAATGCGAGGCTTTGAACAACTAGCCGAAGAGCATGGTTATATCGGTGAGTTTTATACTTGGACGGCACCCTCAAAGTACCACAGCTGGACTAAAAATGATTCAGGCAGAAGCTATGCTAATGCCGCTTATCAAGGTGCAACACCACGAGACACACAGCAATACCTTTGTAAACAATGGGCGAAAGTCAGAGCTAAGTTTGAACGGGAAAAAATTGAGCCCTTTGGCTTTCGGGTAGTTGAACCACACCATGATGGAACACCACACTGGCACTTATTGCTGTTCTTTAAGCCAGAACAAGTTGAACTGGCTCGGCAGATTATTTGTGAATATGCGGTTCAGCACGATAAAGAAGAACTCAACATAAAAGACAACAACTTTACGCCAGATGATTGCAGCCCACGCTTTGATTACAAAACCATAGATCCAGCTCAAGGCAGTGCCACAGGCTACCTTGCCAAATACATCGCCAAGAACATTGATGGTGCTTATGTCGATGTGGATTATGAGGCCGAAAGCTCAGGTAAACACGCTGCTGAAGGTGTCGCAGCTTGGGCAAGCACATGGCGAATTCGGCAGTTTCAACAAATCGGTGGAGCGCCCGTTACGGTATGGCGAGAGTTAAGGCGCTTAAGAAAGGCCATCGTCAAAGATGATGTTCTAGAGCGTGCCAGAAAAGCCGCCGATGCTGCTAATTGGCAAGGTTACATTGAGGCTAATGGTGGTCTTGGTTGTAAGCGAGGAAATCGCCCTGTAAAACTCGCCAAAATCGTCAATGAAGCTGCCAATCGTTATGGTGAGGATATCATCAAAATCATTGGTGTAATGGCGAACACCAAAGTCGAAACTCGACTTGAAGGTTGGAAGCTTCAAAAAGCCGAACCAGAAAATACTGAAGCCAAAGTAGATGCTCAATGCGATGAAGCCGTTTGCTCTTTAAGCAGCGACAACTGCGCCTCTTGGAGATCTGACAATAACTGTACGGAGGGAATTGCTTTTGCTAATTTCGAAGAGCAACAACGTCACAATTCCCTAGCTGTTTTTCATGATTCTGGGTAA
- a CDS encoding glutaredoxin family protein, translating to MKIIKNTILIALLGLLGFFSTWSINYFNSPESVFIGDYSNHFEGTEKKVLFYGTNWCKYCQNAREFFKRNKIDYYEYNPEVDDVVMEKYKSLGVKGYPAVIIGNKLILGFNEDEIRRALSEI from the coding sequence ATGAAAATTATTAAGAACACTATATTAATTGCTTTGCTTGGACTGTTAGGTTTTTTTTCAACATGGAGTATTAACTATTTCAATTCCCCAGAAAGTGTATTTATTGGCGATTATTCAAATCATTTCGAAGGAACGGAAAAGAAAGTGTTATTTTACGGAACAAACTGGTGTAAGTACTGCCAAAATGCCCGAGAATTCTTTAAAAGAAATAAGATAGACTATTATGAATATAACCCTGAAGTGGATGACGTTGTAATGGAAAAGTATAAATCTCTTGGGGTTAAAGGTTACCCAGCCGTTATTATAGGCAATAAATTAATACTTGGATTCAATGAAGATGAAATCAGAAGAGCTTTAAGTGAAATTTAA
- a CDS encoding helix-turn-helix domain-containing protein: MTIQRTTEIIDPVSNLVKIKSSDFHQKLTRQVEADGGKTIVERLIRLFGVRNRLELAEVLDTHPGTFSTWQTRNTTPYETLVRINLATGVPLEYLCFGEGSGVPDIFQKAESNSLTKTTQHFTKEVHNDELFQLPIFVISNGELVKSEELTVDSNFYTRFGITQNDYALEQSGNLLFINTQQQVITKGQYLFSVNGAYQVGELKLQPDGNTYFYDGNEKYVVNRETTQVHGKVVSVLSGD, encoded by the coding sequence ATGACAATTCAACGAACGACAGAGATTATTGATCCAGTGAGCAATCTAGTCAAGATAAAAAGTTCAGATTTTCATCAAAAGTTAACTAGACAAGTTGAAGCTGACGGTGGAAAGACTATCGTAGAGCGACTTATAAGACTTTTTGGTGTCCGCAATCGACTGGAATTAGCTGAAGTCTTAGATACTCATCCCGGCACCTTTTCTACTTGGCAGACCAGAAATACCACCCCTTATGAAACACTGGTGCGAATCAATTTAGCCACAGGCGTTCCACTTGAGTATCTATGCTTTGGTGAAGGAAGCGGCGTACCAGATATATTCCAAAAAGCTGAATCGAACTCTTTAACTAAAACAACTCAGCACTTTACAAAAGAAGTTCATAATGATGAATTATTCCAGTTACCTATCTTTGTGATCAGCAATGGTGAATTGGTAAAGAGTGAAGAGTTAACCGTAGACTCAAACTTCTACACCCGTTTCGGGATCACTCAGAATGATTACGCACTTGAGCAGTCAGGTAATCTGTTATTCATCAACACTCAACAACAAGTTATCACCAAAGGCCAATATCTTTTCAGCGTTAACGGTGCTTATCAGGTCGGTGAATTAAAGCTGCAACCTGACGGCAACACCTATTTTTACGATGGTAATGAGAAGTATGTGGTAAACAGAGAAACCACCCAAGTACATGGCAAGGTGGTTTCGGTTTTGAGTGGTGATTAA
- a CDS encoding DNA-binding protein: MSEIAIQIAVPYLTIEQYSNFSGIPENTIRSMIQQGRLPIRSKIKSKEKPLINLLALMREANDQVV, encoded by the coding sequence ATGAGTGAAATTGCGATTCAAATAGCTGTACCTTACTTGACTATAGAGCAATACTCTAACTTTTCAGGCATTCCTGAAAACACGATACGCTCCATGATCCAGCAAGGACGGCTTCCTATCAGAAGCAAAATCAAATCCAAAGAAAAACCCTTAATAAATTTATTGGCGCTTATGCGAGAAGCCAATGATCAAGTTGTATAA
- a CDS encoding phage regulatory CII family protein: MFASDKYIQCHVDSAYREFAAEENIKEVALAAGFQNPQILRNKLSLKHTHRLTVYELVKIVKASGNRCIIDGILLEVDCQPSQPYQDWQQAESQSFEDCLSQTYVELGTLSAIFSQVKQARGLTIDKRHQMIKRLNVLINEFRQLIQRVEDKCPISPLVEMGSTHSRLKAAS, translated from the coding sequence ATGTTTGCAAGTGATAAGTATATACAGTGTCACGTAGACAGTGCATACAGGGAATTTGCCGCAGAGGAAAACATCAAGGAAGTTGCATTAGCGGCAGGTTTTCAAAATCCACAAATTTTACGGAATAAACTTTCGTTAAAACATACTCATCGGTTGACTGTGTATGAGCTAGTCAAAATTGTAAAAGCCAGCGGTAACCGTTGCATCATTGATGGGATTCTTTTAGAGGTAGATTGTCAGCCATCTCAGCCTTATCAAGATTGGCAGCAAGCAGAATCACAGTCATTTGAAGACTGCTTATCGCAGACTTACGTTGAGCTAGGTACGTTGTCAGCCATATTTTCTCAGGTCAAACAGGCACGAGGTTTAACGATTGATAAACGACACCAGATGATTAAACGCCTGAATGTCTTAATCAATGAGTTTAGGCAACTGATCCAACGTGTCGAAGATAAATGCCCGATTTCTCCATTAGTTGAAATGGGTAGTACACATTCAAGGCTAAAAGCCGCCTCCTAA
- a CDS encoding helix-turn-helix domain-containing protein produces MAITIPSAEEVALAKLGSQELSAFIDVDGSPQKISVLDKAGQKHEVSLPASALKLMVDILTELGQGNSVNITPIHAELTTQEGADMLNMSRPTFIKLLDNLAIPFHRKGNRRKVAFSDVLAYKQSLKDKRLEALDELSALDQELGMGY; encoded by the coding sequence ATGGCAATTACAATACCGAGTGCGGAAGAAGTTGCTTTAGCAAAACTTGGTAGTCAGGAGCTTTCAGCATTTATTGATGTTGATGGTAGCCCACAAAAAATTAGTGTTCTTGATAAAGCAGGGCAAAAGCATGAAGTGAGTTTACCAGCGAGTGCATTAAAACTGATGGTTGATATATTAACTGAACTAGGTCAGGGTAATTCTGTGAATATCACACCAATTCATGCTGAACTTACGACTCAAGAAGGTGCTGACATGCTCAATATGTCACGTCCTACGTTTATTAAATTATTGGATAACTTGGCAATTCCTTTTCACCGTAAGGGTAATAGGAGAAAAGTCGCTTTCTCTGATGTGTTAGCTTACAAGCAGTCTCTTAAAGATAAAAGACTTGAAGCTTTAGACGAACTTTCAGCGCTAGATCAGGAATTAGGTATGGGTTACTAA
- a CDS encoding PIN domain-containing protein, which produces MATYTVIFDACVMYPAPLRSLLMYLANTDLFRARWTDQIHDEWIRNLLNNNPSVTEAGLDKVRKLMNSHIPDCLIEGYETLIDGITLPDVDDRHVVAAAIKGQAESIITFNLKDFPSSALDVYDIYAVHPDEFLSDMFELDASKVIDAARKHRASLRKPALTANEYLDCLQRQKLPNFVSKLRSFAITI; this is translated from the coding sequence ATGGCTACCTACACCGTAATCTTTGATGCATGCGTAATGTACCCAGCACCTTTACGCAGTCTATTGATGTATTTAGCAAACACTGACTTATTCAGGGCTCGCTGGACTGATCAAATTCACGATGAATGGATTAGAAATCTTCTAAATAATAACCCCTCAGTAACTGAAGCTGGATTAGATAAAGTACGGAAGCTAATGAACTCTCATATTCCTGATTGTTTGATTGAAGGCTACGAAACCCTAATAGACGGGATCACTCTGCCAGATGTAGATGATAGACATGTAGTAGCAGCTGCAATCAAAGGGCAAGCTGAGTCAATCATTACATTCAACCTCAAAGACTTTCCTTCTTCAGCACTTGATGTATACGATATTTATGCTGTTCATCCAGATGAATTCTTAAGTGATATGTTTGAACTTGATGCAAGTAAAGTTATTGACGCAGCTCGAAAGCATAGAGCTAGTCTAAGAAAACCAGCTTTAACAGCCAATGAATACCTTGATTGTTTGCAACGGCAGAAGCTACCAAACTTTGTTTCGAAGCTGAGAAGCTTTGCTATTACGATTTGA
- a CDS encoding phage integrase, translated as MIHMSVRNLKDSSAKPWLCECYPNGRNEKRVRKRFATKSEAQAFELHTLKAVDDKPWLGDKVDNRRLSELINRWHELHGQQLADPDMRSGRDYALMKYSPNKISALNFASQQALCILPATLSFEE; from the coding sequence ATGATTCATATGTCAGTTCGTAATTTAAAAGATAGCAGTGCCAAACCTTGGCTTTGTGAATGTTATCCAAATGGGCGTAACGAAAAGCGTGTCAGAAAAAGATTCGCTACAAAAAGCGAAGCCCAAGCTTTTGAGCTGCACACACTAAAAGCTGTAGATGATAAGCCTTGGTTGGGTGATAAAGTCGATAATAGAAGGCTATCAGAACTCATCAATCGATGGCATGAACTTCATGGCCAACAACTTGCTGATCCTGATATGCGCTCAGGGCGGGATTATGCTTTGATGAAATATTCACCAAACAAAATCTCAGCCCTAAATTTTGCATCCCAGCAGGCTCTCTGCATCTTGCCAGCAACACTGTCTTTTGAAGAGTGA